Proteins encoded within one genomic window of Nonomuraea gerenzanensis:
- a CDS encoding amidohydrolase family protein — translation MILDAHGHLGPWPDFLIPDQSADGMVALMDRLGIDAIGISHLLAVGPCAEEGNRLALAAAERHPGRFGVWQVYNPHQRNRLVTDGVWGVKIHPDVHQCALDDRRYDPVWELGLPVLAHGQTDSPWSDPGRFVTVARRHPGVPLLLGHAGLWPYGFARAAELVGEHPNVFLEICGSKMTGRWIARLAGLVGADRVVYGSDACFLDLRVGFGRVALAPLGDADRALIQGGNLARILHDPLHTGGGIPGGPVP, via the coding sequence GTGATCCTCGACGCGCACGGCCACCTCGGCCCGTGGCCCGACTTCCTCATCCCCGACCAGTCGGCCGACGGCATGGTGGCGCTGATGGACCGCCTCGGCATCGACGCCATCGGCATCAGCCACCTGCTCGCCGTCGGGCCCTGCGCGGAGGAGGGCAACCGGCTCGCCCTCGCCGCCGCCGAGCGGCATCCCGGCAGGTTCGGGGTGTGGCAGGTCTACAACCCGCACCAGCGCAACCGGCTCGTCACCGACGGGGTCTGGGGGGTCAAGATCCACCCGGACGTGCACCAGTGCGCGCTCGACGACCGCCGCTACGACCCCGTGTGGGAGCTGGGCCTGCCCGTGCTCGCCCACGGCCAGACGGACTCGCCGTGGAGCGACCCCGGGCGGTTCGTCACCGTGGCGCGCCGGCATCCCGGCGTGCCGCTGCTGCTCGGGCATGCCGGGCTCTGGCCGTACGGCTTCGCCCGCGCCGCCGAGCTCGTCGGTGAGCATCCGAACGTGTTCCTGGAGATCTGCGGGTCCAAGATGACCGGGCGGTGGATCGCCCGGCTGGCCGGCCTGGTGGGTGCCGATCGGGTGGTCTACGGCTCCGACGCGTGCTTCCTGGACCTGCGGGTCGGCTTCGGCCGCGTCGCCCTCGCGCCGCTCGGGGACGCCGACCGGGCCCTCATCCAGGGCGGCAACCTCGCCCGCATCCTGCACGACCCGCTCCACACCGGCGGCGGCATCCCGGGCGGGCCCGTCCCATGA
- a CDS encoding amidohydrolase family protein: protein MPYPVVDAHRLVGPVPFDDLPEDPRPDMRRLGIDRAYVTHSPSLYSDARAGNEALFRLDDPRLVPVPVLLPDPFEPAPHWDVPMVRLCPARHRFELTGPTTLRWLAELGVTVAVDFDETSPGQLLALARELPGQRILLLNPGYRRLRAIGELMAAIPNLWVEIGTVNTQRGVEWLAGHFGAGRLVFGTGAPVMDDCGPRFLLDHLDLPEADIALIASGGGLL from the coding sequence ATGCCGTACCCCGTCGTGGACGCCCACCGCCTGGTCGGCCCCGTACCCTTCGACGACCTGCCGGAGGACCCGAGGCCGGACATGCGGCGGCTGGGCATCGACCGCGCCTACGTGACCCACAGCCCCAGCCTCTACTCCGACGCCCGCGCGGGGAACGAGGCGCTGTTCCGGCTCGACGACCCCCGGCTCGTCCCGGTGCCGGTGCTGCTGCCCGATCCGTTCGAGCCCGCGCCCCACTGGGACGTGCCCATGGTCAGGCTCTGCCCGGCCAGGCACCGCTTCGAGCTGACCGGGCCGACCACCCTGCGATGGCTGGCGGAGCTGGGTGTCACGGTGGCCGTCGACTTCGACGAGACCTCGCCCGGACAGCTGCTCGCGCTCGCGCGGGAGCTGCCCGGGCAGCGCATCCTGCTGCTCAACCCCGGCTACCGGCGGCTGCGGGCCATCGGCGAGCTGATGGCCGCCATCCCGAACCTGTGGGTGGAGATCGGCACCGTCAACACCCAGCGCGGCGTCGAATGGCTGGCCGGGCACTTCGGGGCCGGGCGGCTGGTGTTCGGCACCGGCGCCCCCGTCATGGACGACTGCGGCCCCCGCTTCCTGCTCGACCACCTCGACCTGCCGGAGGCCGACATCGCCCTGATCGCGTCGGGAGGTGGCCTGCTGTGA